DNA sequence from the Vicinamibacterales bacterium genome:
ACGGACGCACCCACTACGACGACGGCTACTTCGCGCAGATGTTCGAGAAGACGGGGCCGATCATGGAGAAGCGCTTGTCCGGCGCCGTCACCGCCGTCGCCTCGCTGATCACGTCGGCGTGGATCGAGGCCGGCCGTCCGGCGCTCCCGGTCGCGGCGCCGCCGCGTGCGCCGCGTCCGATCAAGCGTTAGTGGACGTCTTTCTCATCCCCGTCGGGGCCGAGCGCTACGAGCTCTATTGCGAGGAGCCTGACGAGCCCGAAGAGGCCGCGGCCGACCAGGCCCCGGGATTCTTCCGTCGCACCTGGCTCCGCATCCGCCAGCAGCTCGACGAGGCCGAGCGCGCCCGCGACCGCGACCACGGCGCCGCTCCGCACGAGGACGCGCCGGCGGGGTTTCTCGCGCGCCTGAAGGCGCGAACGCTCCGCTGGGCCGCCGGGTGGATCGCCGAGCAGCGGCTGCTCTGGCAGTTGCGCGGGAAGGACGCCGCCTGCCTGGTGCATCCCGAGGATGTCCCCGAGCCGCAGGCGCGCGAGCTGCTCAAGCGATCGCTGCAGCGCGACTGGGAGCGGCATCGCTTCTGGCTCGTCATCGACAGCATCGGGCTGATCGGTTCCGCGGCGCTGGTGCTCGTGCCCGGCCCCAACGTGCTCGGCTACTACTTCCTGGTGCGGACCGTCGGTCACTACTTCTCGCTGCGAGGCGCGCGCCAGGGGCTGGCATGTGTGACCTGGTCGGTGCGCGCCGACCCCGATCTGGCGGCGCTGCGGGGGATGGCGGACGAACCGCCGGACGATCGCGAGGATCGGGTCCGCGCGATCGGCGAACGTCTCGGCCTCGAACGGTTCGCTCGCTTCTTCCAGCGATCGGCCATCAAATGAATCCCGCCGGTCCGCTATACTTCCGCCGTTGAAGCTCAGCGAGATCGCGTCGCGGCTCGAATGCCGGCTCGACGGCGATGGTGACGTCGAGATCCGCCGCATTGCCGCCCTCGAGGAGGCCGGGCCGGGGGATCTGACGTTCTTCGTCAATCCGAAGTACGCGGCGCACGTCCGCGGGACCCGGGCGTCCGCGGTGATTCTGGCGGATCGCGCCGACGCGTCGCCGCCGCCGGGCGTCGCGCTGCTGCGGACCGCGAACCCGTATCTGGCGTTCGCGCGCGCCGCGGAGATGTTCGCGCCGCCGCCGGCGATTCCTCCAGGCGTGCACCGGCTCGCCAGCATCGATCCGAGCGCGATCGTCGCGCCGGACGCGGCGATCGGCGCGTTCGTCACCGTCGGCGCGCGCGCCCGCATCGGCGCGCGCACCATGCTGTTTCCTCACGTCACCATCGGCGACGCGGCGGTGATTGGCGACGACTGCCTGCTGCACGCGCGCGTCTCGATTCGCGAGCGCGTCGTCCTCGGCGATCGCGTCGTCGTCCAGGATGGCGCGGTCATCGGCAGCGACGGATTCGGGTTCGCCCGGACCGAACAGGGCGCGCATCACAAGATCCCGCAGACCGGCGGCGTGGTCGTGGAAGACGACGTCGAGATCGGCGCCAATACGACCATCGATCGGCCGGCGGTCGGCGAGACCCGCATCGGCGCGGGTACGAAAATCGACAACCTGGTCCAGGTGGCCCACGGCGTGAAGCTGGGGAAGCAGGTGCTGCTCGCGGCGCAGGTCGGCATCGCCGGCAGCACCAGGATCGACGATCGCGTCACGCTCGCCGGACAGGTCGGTGTCGCCGGGCATCTCACGATCGGCGCCGGCGTCACGGCGACCGCGCAGACCGGCATTCCCAACTCGGTCGAGCCCGGGAAGCTGATCTCCGGCTACCCGGCGATCGACAACCGCGACTGGCTGAAGTCCTCGGCGGTCTTCCGGCGGCTGCCGGAATTGAAGAAGGCCGTCGCCGATCTGCAGCGCCGTCTCGACGCGCTCGAAGAGCGTCTTGGCGAATAGCCGCGGTCCGGCCGGACTTGGGATCCCAGCGTGGGATAATCCTCGGGATGTCTTTTCCGCACCGTTTCAGGCGCGTGTGCGCAGCCGCTGCGGCTGGGCTGACCATCCTGCTCGCGCCCGCCAGCCAGGCGGCCGTCCGGCCGCCGAAGCTCGATTACACGATGACGACGCTGGCCAATGGCATGAAGGTGGTGCTGCTGGAAGACCACTCGACGCCGATCGTGCACCTGCAGATGTGGTACCACGTCGGTTCGAAGAACGAGCGCCCCGGCCGGACCGGCTTCGCGCACCTGTTCGAGCACATGATGTTCAAGGGCTCCAAGAACGTCGAGCCCGAGGGGCATCCTTCGTACATCTCGAGCGTGGGCGGGCAGAGCAACGCCTTCACCAACGAGGACGCGACGGTGTTCTGGGAGACCGTGCCGGCGCAATACCTCCCCCTCGTCCTCTGGCTGGAGGCGGATCGGCTGGCGGCGCTGCGCATCGACGAGGCGGTGTTCAGGACCGAGCGCGAAGTGGTGAAGGAAGAGCGGCGGATGCGCATCGAGAACCAGCCCTACGGCCGGCTGCAGGAGATCCTCGCGGAGCACGCGTTCACCGCGCACCCGTACAAGCATCCGGTGATCGGCAGCATGAAGGATCTCGAAGCGGCGTCGATCGAGGACGTGCGCGAGTTCTTCCAGACCTACTACGTGCCGGCGAACGCCACCGCCGTCCTGGTCGGAGACTTCGACTCGAAGGAGGCGCTGGCGCTCGTCACGCAGTACCTCGGCCGGGTGCCGAAGTCCGACAGGCCCGTGCCCCGCGACATTCCCCGGGAACCGAAGCAGATCAAGGAGCGCCGCGTCACCGTCAACGAGGAATGGCCGCTGCCCGCCGTGATCGTGGCGCATCACATCACGCATGACGGGCATCCGGATTCCTATCCGCTGCACATCGCGTCGAAGATTCTCTCGGACGGGCAGAGCTCGCGCATTTACCGCAAGCTGGTATACGAGAAGGGGCTCGCGCTGGCCGCGTTCGGCGGCGGCAACATCATCGAGGATCCGAACCTGTTCTTCGCGGTCGCCATCGTGCAGCCGGGGAAGACGACCGACGAGACGGCCAGCGCGCTGATCGCCGAGCTCGATCGGCTGCGCGACGAGCCGATCTCGGCGAACGAACTCCAGCAGGCGAAGAACCAGTTCGCACGCGATTACATCCTCGGGCGCGAGTCGGTGCAGAGCAAGGCGGACCAGCTCGGGCACGCGGCGGTGATTCACGACGACATCAAGACCGCGGACGGAGAGTTCGACATCTTCCTCGGACTGACGGCCGCGGACGTGCAGCGCGTGGCGCGGACCTACTTCACCCCCGAGAACCGGATCGTGCTGACGATCCTGCCGAAGGGGTCGAACGGAGGCCGGCGGTGAGGGCGGGCGCCGCGCTCGTCGCCTCGCTCCTCGCGCTCAGCCCGTCGACCGCCCCGGCACAGACCCGCAGCTGGCCTTCGGAGCGTCCACCACGCCCGATTGCGGCGCGGGAGGTGAAGTTCCCGCCGTACGCGGTGAAGACGCTCGCCAACGGGCTGCAGGTCATCGCCGTGTCGCATCACGAGCAGCCGGCCGTCAGCGTCCGGCTGATCGTCCGCGCCGGCGCGGCGCAGGATCCGGCGGACAAGCCGGGCGTGGCGTTTCTCGCGGCCACGCTGCTCGACCAGGGGACGACGACGAAGACGGCGGAGCAGATCGCCAATGCGATCGATTCGATCGGCGGCGCCATGGGGACCGGGGCCGGCACCGATCTCAGCTTCATCAACGCGGTGGTGATGAAGGACAGCCTGAACTTCGCGCTCGACATGGTCGCCGACGTCGCGCAGCGGCCGGCGTTCGCGCCGGAGGAGATCGAGCGCCAGCGGCAGCAGTCGTTGTCGGGGATGCAGGTCAGCTACGAGGATCCCGAATTCCTCGCCAACGCCGTGTTCGACCGCCTGGTCTACGGCTTTCATCCCTACGGACGGCCGCAGTCGGGCACGCCGCAGAGCATTGCCGCGCTGACGCGCGAGGATCTGCTGGCCTTTCACCGGAAATGGTTCGGCGCCAACAACGCCATCCTGGCCATCGTCGGCGACGTGACCGCCGAGGAGGCGTTCGCCGGCGCCGAACGCGCGTTCGGCAAGTGGGTGAAGGCCGAGACCGAGGTGGTGAAGAGCGTCGCGCCGCCGCCGCCGACCCGCCGGCTCGTGATCATCGACCGGCCCGGGGCGGTGCAGACCGAGATCCGCGCCGGCAACCTCGCGATTCCGCGCAAGCACGACGACTTCATGGCGCTCGACCTCGCCTCCAAGGTGCTCGGCGGAGAAGGGGCGAACCGGCTCTTCCGCGTGCTGCGCACCGAGCGCGGGCTGACCTATGGCGCGTCCGCCGACTTCAACGCGTTGAAGCAGTCGGGCGACCTGGTGGCGCAGACCAACACCAGGTCGGAGACCACCGGCCAGACGCTGCGCCTGATCGTGGACGAGATCTGGAAGATTCAGCGCGACCGCGTCGGCGAGCGCGAGCTGGAAGGGGCGCAGGAGTATCTCACCGGTTCCTTCCCGCTCACCATCGAGACGCCCAGCCAGATCGCGCTGCAGGTGCTCAACGCGGTGTTCTTCGGACTGGACATGAACGACCTGCAGACCTACCGCGAGCGGGTTACCGCGGTGCGCGTGGAGGACGTCCAGCGCGTCGCGCGTGCCTACCTGCATCCCGACCGGCTGACGATCGTGCTGGTCGGCGACGCGGCGGCGATCACCAGGCAGCTTCCCGGCGTCGGCTTCGACACGTTCGAGGTCATTCCGCTCGCCGACCTGGATCTGGTGTCGCCCGACTTGCGCCGGAAGGCTGCGGCCGCCGGCGGGAAGGCGCCTGCGTCCGATCGAGGAGGCCTGCTGCAGGTCAGTCACGTCGGCAATCAGGCGGACGCCGCCAGGTTGCTGCTGAACAAAGCGGTGGCCGCCAAGGGCGGCCTGCAGAAGCTGAAGGCCGTCAAGACCGTCCGGGTCGAAGGCACGATGACCTACGCGACGGCGGCAAAGCCGTTGACCTTCAACTTCCTCAATTTCATCGAGTACCCGGGGCGCTTCCGCGTCGACGCCGACACCCCGGCGGGGCGGGTGACGCAGGTGTTTGCCGACGGCAAGTACTGGGTTCACGATTCGCAGCGCGGCGCCGAGGAGCTCGACGCGGGCGAGAGCGGACCGATCCGCGCGGCGGTCGAGCGTGACGTCGTCCGGGTGCTGATCGGCGCCGCGGAAGGGACGCTCATCGTCCGTGAAGTCGACGCCGAGGACCCGCAGTGGGGCGCGATCGAGATCAGCGGCGGCGGGATGGCGCCGCTGGTCGTGTCGATCAACCGCACCAACGGGTTGATCGAGAAGTCCCGCTACGACTCTGGCGCGGACGGCCGGAGCGAAGAGGTGTACAGCGACTACCGGAACGTCAGCGGCATCCAGGTGCCGTTCCACACGGTCGTGCGCCGCGGCCGCCTCTCGCCGATCGAGCGCGACATCAAGACCATCCGCTTCAACGTGCCGCTGGCGCCGGCGCTGTTTCACCGACCGGGCTAGCGCCGCGTGCCCGATCGCCTGCGCGTGATGATCTCGTGCGGCGAGCCCTCCGGCGATCTGTACGCCGGCGCGCTCGCGTCCGAGATTCTCGCCCTGGAGCCCGGCGCGGTCATCACCGGATTCGGCAGCGAGCGTCTCCGCGCCGCCGGCGCGTCGCTCATCCGCGACTTCCGCGGGCTGTCGGTGACCGGCCTGACCGAGGCGCTCCGCGTGATCCCGCGGTCGTGGCAGAACTACCGCGCGCTGGTCGGCGCCGCCGAGGCGGATCCGCCGGACGTCTTCGTGCCGATCGATTTCCCGGACTTCAACTTCTTCGTCGCGCGGGCGCTGCACAAGCGGGGCATTCCGGTGGTGTACTACATCAGCCCGCAGCTCTGGGCGTGGCGGCGCGGCCGGCTGAAGACGATGAAGCGCGTCGCCGACCGCGTGCTGGTGATCTTTCCCTTCGAGAAGCCGTTCTACGACGCCGCCGGCGTCCCCGCGACTTTCGTCGGTCACCCGCTGCTCGAGCTGACCGGACCTGCGGTCGCGCGCGAGGCGTTTCTGGGCGCGCACGGGCTCGATCCGGCGCGGCCGGTCGTCGCCCTGCTGCCCGGCAGCCGCCGCAACGAACTGCGCGCCATCCTGCCCGACATGACGCGGGCGGCGGCACTCGTGAACGCCAGGCTGCCCGGCGTCCAGTTCGTCATCGCCCGCGCGCCGCACCTGGACGACGATCTGTTCGAGCCGTTGAGCGATCTGATCGGCGTGGAGTCGGCGATTGTCGAAGGGCAGACCGATGCGGTGCTGGCCAGCGCCGACGTCGCGATCGTGGCGTCGGGGACGGTGACGGTGCAGGCGGCGCTCCACGGCTGCCCGATGGTGGTGGTGTATCGCGTCGGACCCCTGACGTATACGCTCGGGAAGCCGCTGGTGCACGTCGACACGTATGCGATGGTGAATCTCATCGCGGGCAGGCGCGTCGTACCCGAGCTGATCCAGGACGCGTTCACCCCGCAAGCGGTAGCATCCGAGGCGCTGCGCGTCCTCACGGATCCGGCGCATGCCGCGAAGGTGAAGGCGGATCTCGCGGCGGTGCGCGCCAGGCTCGGATCCGCGGGTGCGAGCCGCCGGGCGGCGGAAGCGGTCATCGAGGCGGCCAGGGCCGGCGCCGCGGCCCGCCGTCAATGACTGCTACACTGCCCTGATGCGTCGTCTTCTCATCGTTGCTGCGCTGCTGCTCGCGGCGCCCGCGGGGCTCCGCGCCACGGTCGTCATTCCCATCGAGTTCCGCGAGCTCGTGACCACCACGCCGATCATCGTGCACGGCCATGTCACCGACGTCCGCGCCGCGTTCGTCGACGGCCGCCGTTCCGTGGATACCTTCGTCACCGTCGCGGCCGACGAATACCTCAAGGGGGATCTCGGCGACTACGTCACGTTCCGCGTGCCCGGCGGCGAGCTCGGTCGCTACCGGACGATCTTCCTCGGCGCCCCCGAGTTTCGCGTCGGCGAAGAAGTCGTGCTGTTCCTGAAGACCCTTCCGGGACAGGCGCCGTTCGTTGCCGGTCTGAACCAGGGGGCCTATCGCATCGTCGAGAACGCGCAGACGCGGCAGCGCATGGTGACGTCGCCGGTGGTGATGTCGCGCGACGGCGTCGAGTCCGAGCCGGTGGTGCGCGGCGCCGCCGCCCGCCGGCCGATCGCCTACGAGGCCTTCCGCGACATCGTTCGCGGCGTGCTCGCGAAGGGCGCCGCGAAATGACCCGCCGTCCCGCCGCACTCCTGATCGCCGTCGCGCTGGCGGTCGCCGCCTTTTCGACCGATGCCCTCGCGTATCTGAAGCTCGGCGTCCGGCAGGGCGGGCGGCTCATCACCCTGAAGTTCAACACGCTGCCGGTCCGCTACTTCGTGACCAACCGCGACGTGCCCGGCGTGACCGCGGCGCAGCTGCGCGACGCCGCCGGACGCGCGTTCGCGGCGTGGGCGGCGGTGCCGAACGTGCGGCTCTCGTCGGAGTTCGTCGGGTTCACCGGCGCGGCCCCGCTCACCGGCGACAGCGCCAACGTGCTCGGGTTCACCGCCCGCCCCGACCTCGATCGCGTGCTCGGCTCGACGTCGTTCACGGTCGATTCGGTGAGCGGCGAGATCGTCGAGTCCGACATCTTCTTCAACTCGCTGTTCGCCTGGTCGGCGGCGAGCGGCGGCGAGCCCGGCCGGCAGGACATCGAGTCGATCGTGCTGCACGAGGTCGGCCACATGCTCGGCCTCGGCCATTCGATGCTCGGCGAAACCGAGTTGATCGGCACCGGCCGGCGCGTCATCTCGGCCGAAGCGGTGATGTTCCCGATTGCCTTCTCGGCCGGCGTCGTCAACCGCGCGCCGAGAGCCGACGACATGGCCGGCATCGCCGACATCTATGGCACGGACGTGTTCCGCACGTCGGCCGGCAGCATCGCCGGCCGCGTGACGAAGAACGGCACCGGCGTGCTCGGCGCGCACGTGGTCGCCTTCAGTCCCGCGACCGGCAAGCTGGTCGGCGGCTTCTCGCTCTCGCAGGACGGGTCGTTCGTCATCGGCGCGCTTGAAGCGGGGACGTACGTGCTCCGGGCGGAACCGCTGGACGATGGCGACGTGACGAGCTTTCTCGAATCGTCGCTGACGGTGGACGCCGATTTCAAGCCGGCGTTCTACGAGCGCCTGGTCACCGTGCCGCGC
Encoded proteins:
- a CDS encoding pitrilysin family protein, which translates into the protein MSFPHRFRRVCAAAAAGLTILLAPASQAAVRPPKLDYTMTTLANGMKVVLLEDHSTPIVHLQMWYHVGSKNERPGRTGFAHLFEHMMFKGSKNVEPEGHPSYISSVGGQSNAFTNEDATVFWETVPAQYLPLVLWLEADRLAALRIDEAVFRTEREVVKEERRMRIENQPYGRLQEILAEHAFTAHPYKHPVIGSMKDLEAASIEDVREFFQTYYVPANATAVLVGDFDSKEALALVTQYLGRVPKSDRPVPRDIPREPKQIKERRVTVNEEWPLPAVIVAHHITHDGHPDSYPLHIASKILSDGQSSRIYRKLVYEKGLALAAFGGGNIIEDPNLFFAVAIVQPGKTTDETASALIAELDRLRDEPISANELQQAKNQFARDYILGRESVQSKADQLGHAAVIHDDIKTADGEFDIFLGLTAADVQRVARTYFTPENRIVLTILPKGSNGGRR
- a CDS encoding matrixin family metalloprotease, producing the protein MTRRPAALLIAVALAVAAFSTDALAYLKLGVRQGGRLITLKFNTLPVRYFVTNRDVPGVTAAQLRDAAGRAFAAWAAVPNVRLSSEFVGFTGAAPLTGDSANVLGFTARPDLDRVLGSTSFTVDSVSGEIVESDIFFNSLFAWSAASGGEPGRQDIESIVLHEVGHMLGLGHSMLGETELIGTGRRVISAEAVMFPIAFSAGVVNRAPRADDMAGIADIYGTDVFRTSAGSIAGRVTKNGTGVLGAHVVAFSPATGKLVGGFSLSQDGSFVIGALEAGTYVLRAEPLDDGDVTSFLESSLTVDADFKPAFYERLVTVPRGGTSRSVEIKVVAK
- the lpxD gene encoding UDP-3-O-(3-hydroxymyristoyl)glucosamine N-acyltransferase; protein product: MKLSEIASRLECRLDGDGDVEIRRIAALEEAGPGDLTFFVNPKYAAHVRGTRASAVILADRADASPPPGVALLRTANPYLAFARAAEMFAPPPAIPPGVHRLASIDPSAIVAPDAAIGAFVTVGARARIGARTMLFPHVTIGDAAVIGDDCLLHARVSIRERVVLGDRVVVQDGAVIGSDGFGFARTEQGAHHKIPQTGGVVVEDDVEIGANTTIDRPAVGETRIGAGTKIDNLVQVAHGVKLGKQVLLAAQVGIAGSTRIDDRVTLAGQVGVAGHLTIGAGVTATAQTGIPNSVEPGKLISGYPAIDNRDWLKSSAVFRRLPELKKAVADLQRRLDALEERLGE
- a CDS encoding pitrilysin family protein, coding for MRAGAALVASLLALSPSTAPAQTRSWPSERPPRPIAAREVKFPPYAVKTLANGLQVIAVSHHEQPAVSVRLIVRAGAAQDPADKPGVAFLAATLLDQGTTTKTAEQIANAIDSIGGAMGTGAGTDLSFINAVVMKDSLNFALDMVADVAQRPAFAPEEIERQRQQSLSGMQVSYEDPEFLANAVFDRLVYGFHPYGRPQSGTPQSIAALTREDLLAFHRKWFGANNAILAIVGDVTAEEAFAGAERAFGKWVKAETEVVKSVAPPPPTRRLVIIDRPGAVQTEIRAGNLAIPRKHDDFMALDLASKVLGGEGANRLFRVLRTERGLTYGASADFNALKQSGDLVAQTNTRSETTGQTLRLIVDEIWKIQRDRVGERELEGAQEYLTGSFPLTIETPSQIALQVLNAVFFGLDMNDLQTYRERVTAVRVEDVQRVARAYLHPDRLTIVLVGDAAAITRQLPGVGFDTFEVIPLADLDLVSPDLRRKAAAAGGKAPASDRGGLLQVSHVGNQADAARLLLNKAVAAKGGLQKLKAVKTVRVEGTMTYATAAKPLTFNFLNFIEYPGRFRVDADTPAGRVTQVFADGKYWVHDSQRGAEELDAGESGPIRAAVERDVVRVLIGAAEGTLIVREVDAEDPQWGAIEISGGGMAPLVVSINRTNGLIEKSRYDSGADGRSEEVYSDYRNVSGIQVPFHTVVRRGRLSPIERDIKTIRFNVPLAPALFHRPG
- the lpxB gene encoding lipid-A-disaccharide synthase, translating into MPDRLRVMISCGEPSGDLYAGALASEILALEPGAVITGFGSERLRAAGASLIRDFRGLSVTGLTEALRVIPRSWQNYRALVGAAEADPPDVFVPIDFPDFNFFVARALHKRGIPVVYYISPQLWAWRRGRLKTMKRVADRVLVIFPFEKPFYDAAGVPATFVGHPLLELTGPAVAREAFLGAHGLDPARPVVALLPGSRRNELRAILPDMTRAAALVNARLPGVQFVIARAPHLDDDLFEPLSDLIGVESAIVEGQTDAVLASADVAIVASGTVTVQAALHGCPMVVVYRVGPLTYTLGKPLVHVDTYAMVNLIAGRRVVPELIQDAFTPQAVASEALRVLTDPAHAAKVKADLAAVRARLGSAGASRRAAEAVIEAARAGAAARRQ